The segment ATTAACAATTAAATTACGTTTTCTATTGTGCTGTATAAGCTTTATACTATGCAGTAGTGATATCTAAACCCGCCTGTCAGTTGCATATGGGAATTCTTCGGTGAAGTTCGTAAAATATTTTTTAATTCTGGTTTTCTGTTGCATTTTTTTGGGAAGCGCCTCGATTTATGGCATGTACAAATATGTCGAAGGTGAGCTGCCTGATGTCGCAACAATGAAAGACATTCGTCTGCAAACACCAATGCAGGTATTCAGTGCAGACAATGAACTGATCGCCCAATATGGTGAAAAACGCCGTATTCCATTGCCATTAACTGACATTCCTCCGATGTTAGTGCATGCCTTTATTGCAACAGAAGATAGCCGCTTCTATGAGCACCACGGTATTGATCCAATTGGTATTTTCCGTGCTGTGACTGTGATGGCTTCATCGGGTCATGCATCGCAAGGGGCGAGTACCATTACTCAGCAGCTGGCGAGAAACTTTTATTTAAGCCCAGAAAAAACCTTGATGCGTAAAGCAAAAGAGGCATTTTTGGCAATTCGTATCGAACAGTTATTTACCAAAGATGAAATTATGGAGCTGTACCTGAATAAAATTTATTTAGGTAACCGTGCTTATGGTGTGGGGGCAGCCGCTTATGTTTATTTTGGTAAAACAGTCAATGAGTTGACGTTGAGTGAAATGGCGATGATTGCTGGTCTACCGAAAGCGCCGTCAACATTCAACCCACTTTACTCTTATGACCGTGCGGTTAACCGCCGTAACGTTGTACTAATGCGGATGTTAGAGGAAAAATACATCACGCAAGACCAGTACGAGCAAGCGAAAAGCGAAAAAATTGTCGCCTCTTATCACGCACCAAAAGTGGATTTTTCCGCGCCTTATTTAGCGGAAATGGCACGCCAAACGATGTATGAAAAATACGGTGAAGATGCTTATACCGATGGTTATAAGGTGTACACCACGGTTGTGCGCAAAGACCAGCTAGCGGCGACCGAAGCCGTACGTAATAATTTGATAGATTACGATATTCGCCATGGTTATCGCGGTCCTGCGGAAGTGTTATGGAGTGGAAGCCAAGCCGCATGGGATAAAGAGAAAATCCTGGAGAAACTGAAAAAATTACCGAACTACGGCTCATTGGTTCCGGCTGTTGTTCTTTCGGCAAGTAGCAGCGATGCGAAAGTGATGCTGGCGGATGGCTCGGACATCCAAATTACGATGGCGGGTGTGCGCTGGGCGCGTAAGTTTATTTCTGATACTCAGCAAGGTGGCACGCCATCTGCGGTGAACAAAGTTGTGCAGCCGGGTGAGCAAATTTGGGTTCGTCAGGTTAAAGATAGCTGGTGGTTAGCACAAGTCCCAGATGTGAACGCGGCATTTGTTGCATTGAATCCGAATGATGGTGCAGTGATAGCCCTTGTGGGTGGTTTTGATTTTAATATGAGTGAATTTAACCGCGTGACGCAATCATTGCGCCAAGTGGGCTCAAATATTAAGCCATTCTTGTATACCGCAGCGATGGATAAAGGCTTAACGTTATCGTCATTACTCAATGACGTGCCGATTAGCCGTTGGGATGCGGGTGCCGGTTCAGACTGGCGTCCGAAGAACTCACCACCGCGCTATGCAGGTCCTATTCGTCTACGCCAAGGCTTAGGTGAATCGAAAAACGTGGTGATGGTACGTGCGATGCGCGCCATGGGTGTGGATTATGCCGCGGATTATTTAACGCGTTTTGGTTTCCCGAAAGAGAATATTAACCGCACAGAAGCGTTGGCGCTGGGCGCTCCATCATTTACCCCAATGCAAATGGTGCGTGGTTACGCCGTGATGGTGAACGGGGGATACCTTGTTGATCCTTACTATATTTTGAAGATTGAGAATCACAGCGATGAAGTGATTTTCGAAGCGAAACCAAAAATTGCATGCCCAGAGTGTACAAATATTCCGGTCATTTATGGGGATACGGCACGTACCATTGCGTTGAGTGATTCCGAAGGCGAAGATGCAACAGAGGAAGTAACTCAGTCGAATAATAATGTGGTGGAACAAGAGCCAACCATGGCACTGTCTACGGCTGCAGAACAGCAGAGCCCTGAAGACCAATATGCCCCGCATGTTATTAGTACACCGCTAGCGTTCTTAATTCGCGATGCGATGGTAACAAATATTTATGGCGAGCCAGGTTGGTCAGGTACTGGTTGGCGTGCGGGTCGTGATCTGGGTGGTCGTCGAGACATTGGCGGGAAAACAGGTACCACGAATAGCTCGAAAGATGCGTGGTTCTCCGGCTATGGCCCCGATATTGTCGCTTCTGCATGGATTGGCTTCGATGATAACAAGCGCACATTAGGCCGTACTGGAATAAGCGGCGGTGAAGCGGGTGCGAAGAGTGCTCAGCCGATTTGGGATGACTTCATGAAAGCTGCCCTTGACGGTGTTCCGGTGAAAACCATGCAACCGCCAAAAGGGATTATTTCAGTCACTATTGATACTCGTACAGGTAAACTCTCATCCGGCGGGCCTTCTCGTAGTGAGTACTTTATCGAAGGAACTGAGCCGAAAGAGCGCGCGGTACAAGAGGTTGGAACGACCATTTCAACGGAAAATGGAGCCAGCCAAGAGCTATTCTAATGAGCTGTTTTGAGCGTAAATAAACTGCACCCCATCGCCGTTTGGCATGGGGTGTAATTATTTAGGGTATTGAATAAATTGAATATCGATGTGGCGTTATTTCGCGTTATTTTTTAAGTAACGTTCCACATAAAACAACGCACTAATATTGCGGGCTTCATTGAAGTCTGGGTGGTCGAGGAGTTCCATCATACGTGCAATCGGCCATTTGACTTGTTGCAGTGGTTCTGGCTCATCCCCCTCAAGTTTTTCGCTAAATAGGTCGTTAGCTATAAGTATGTTCATCTTGCTGGAAAAGTAAGATGGGGACATGGTGAGTTTTGCTAAAGGGGTAATTTGGCGAGCCCCATAACCGATTTCTTCTTTGAGTTCACGCTGAGCAGCCTCAAGAGGGGCTTCTCCTGGGTCTACAGCTCCTTTAGGGAAGCCTAGCTCATAGTTTTCGATACCCACGGCGTATTCTCGGATCAGAATCAGGTGATCATCAATGATGGGGACGATAAGAACCGCTTCACGCTTTACGGGGCGCATTCTTTCATAAACACGTTTTTCACCATTACTAAATTCGAGGTCAACAGATTGGATACTGAATAATTTTGATTGAGCAACATCTTGAATATTCAGGATTTTTGGTTTTTTTAACTCTGTCATAACGATTTCCGAATCAGGTGAATGGGATCCATGAGGGCAAGCATACATTGTCTTTAACTATGACGCATATCAAAAAAAATGATAGAGATTATAGGGTGGAGAAAATGCTGTTAGTATAATCTACTTATGAAAATCGCACTGATTAATAAGTAAAACATTTTATTTACAACATATTGTAAAATAAAACAAAAACTGGAAGAGAATAGGAATTGGCTTATATAGTGAAAAGCATTACGTTGCTATGCTTTTTAGGTAGACAATTCTGTTGAGAAAAAAATGCTAAACACCGTCATTATACTGGCTCTGATCATAGCTAGCCTAATTATAATGGTTTCCGTTCTGTTTTTCCGGCGGGGACGGCGTTCTAGTGTCTATCAAATACCCTCTCTAGCGACACCCGCGTTTAAAAAAATGATTGAGTCTGATTTCCAGACTATCACCCAGTATCTTAATCACAGTGCATCTAAAAACCTTCATTCGCCTTCCCAAACTGCATGGCAAATACGAAAAAATGCCACTGTTGCCACCATCTGCAATGCCATTACGCGATTTAATTTGCGTCAAGAGCAAGGGCAAGGTTGGCGCTATTTTATTGATACGATTGAAGTTCAGTTGCCTTCTCAACTAGAACCGTTTTTACAACGACAAAATGTCATGGAAATTGTGGAAACGGATCATTTGCCTTTAATTGTTGCTCTCAATAGCCACTCATTGAAAGAATTTAGCTATGAATGGGAAGTTCCTTCAGAGGAGTCTAGGTCTCAACCTGAGGCTGATATCCATGAAGGGGAACCGAACACCATTCAATTGTTGAAGATGCGTAAAGAAAGTAAAGAGGAGCATCGACTCCATAATTCTTCTGGGTGGTTAGGGGCGATCGTGGTAAGCCTCAGTTTTTTTATCGGCTATCTGACGATTGTTTCTATTCCCATTTTTCAAGGATGGGGGCTGACACTAGCGGCAGTGGTGTTTATCCTCGGGATGTTTTTATTATTCCGTTTACGCCTTTTTCCTAAACCCTATCAAGATGTGCAATGTATTTATGGGCAAGCCAAACGCTGGGAGCTGTACGGAGAGTTAGATAAAAAGTACTCTTCCACCATTTCGATAGGGGGCGTGGACTTACACTATCCTAGCTATTGGCTTCCCTACTTAAAATATGAATTAGGCCACCCTACCAATATTGATCTCTATTCGACGGGAGAGGTATTACGGTACGGTCGTTGTCTCTCTATTCATGAAGAGGAACGCTATTACCCCTATAAACGATTTAAAAAGAATGTGCTGATGTTTTTCAGTGCATTGTTCGTTTTGGCGATGGTGTTTTCTTATCAATCGATTAGCTTGCCAGTGAAATTAGGGTTTGCGTGGATTGAAGGGGCGAAAAAAGTCAGTGTTGTTGACCCTTCAGATTTAACAGCGCGTAAAATTAGAGTTGGAGATACATTATCGGCGAAGGGAATGGGGATGTGTTATCGCCCACCTAATTTGAATGATGCCAACCAAGCGTTGTTTGTGCCTTTTGATTGTTCGGGTGTGTATTGGAATAATATTAACCTGATTACTGAGCCACAATCTGAGATTGTGAATCGAGCCATCGATTTATTGAATAGCGTAAAAAATCAATTACATCCAGATAAAGATGCCCCAGGAATTAACCCAAGATTACAGCGTGAAATTATGAAATCGGGGATGAATATTATTTTCGATTTTTCAGAAATCGTATTAAAAACCAACGCATTGTGTGATCAACAAGATCATTGCATTAAACTCAAAAGCGCATTGTCTAATTTGGGTGGAAGTGTCGATGATTGGCCAGGGTTAGTGAATAAAGCGTCCTCAGGAAAATTAAGTGGTGCGCATGTTTTATTACGTGCAGGAAGTGCTGATGCCTTGGAAAACTTAGTTGAAGACACCACATATGATTTCATCAAGCAAGAACTTGAGAAGGAAGTTCGTAAACTCAATAGTCCACCACCGGGTGGGGTATTGTTGATCAGCGATGAAAACCGCCCGCTGGTAGACATAATGCCAGTCAGTTCACTGAGCGAAATGAACCAAGTTCAGCGATGGTATGAGTTAAAGCGCTTATCCAGCATTCTGATTAATACCCCGTTTGATGTTGAAGGGGTTATCACGAACATTTCGACAGATGCCAATGGCACATTGCAAGTGGTAGTTCATGAGCGCTTGGATGAAGATGTGTTATCAGAATATGTCTGTCGTTCAATGTTGGTTTTCTTCTTGATCATTTGTACCTTGATAAATGGAACATTAATTATTATTCGAGTTTTGAATAACAAACGGCGTTTGCGTAAAATCACTGAATATTACGATAAATGCTATGAGGCAGATAATCCTTCCGAGTCTAGATAGTATTATCCTTCCCTGACCATGGAGCCTCATTTTGGTTTGGCATTCAAACTAAGTGTGAGGAGGCACCATGAAGCCGTTATCGACAAATCAATCTTCAACAAAGCCATCATCCGCTGAGCCAGTTCGCCTTGATAAATGGCTATGGGTTGCACGTTTTTACAAAACACGTTCAATTGCTCGTGAGATGATTGATGGCGGAAAAGTTCATTATAATGGGCAAAGAAGTAAGCCGGGCAAAATTGTGGAATTGGGTGCGATGATAAAAGTGCGTCAAGGAAATGATGAGCGGATTGTCGAAGTACTAGAGATCAGCAATCAACGTAAAGGCGCACCAGAAGCCCAGCTACTCTACCGTGAAACCGTAGAAAGCCTTGAACAACGCGAAAAGATGGCGATGGCACGTAAGATGAATGCACTCACGATGCCACATCCTGACAGACGTCCCGATAAAAAAGAGCGTCGGACTCTGCTAAAATTTAAACACACGAATTCCCATGAATCGTCTTAATAGACTGCCTGAGTAATAGAGAGAAATTATGGCTAAACAAGACCAACTCCACCGTTTCCTGTTTGAACAGCACGCGGTACGTGGAGAAATGATTACTGTCGATGAGACTTTTCATCATATTCTAGAAAATCATGATTACCCAGAAGCCGTCAAAATGCTGCTGGGCGAACTGCTGGTTGCGACCAGCTTACTGACTGCTACTTTAAAATTTGATGGTGATATTACCGTTCAAATCCAAGGTGATGGCCCAGTTAAGCTAGCCGTGATTAACGGTAATAACTTACAACAAATGCGCGGTGTTGCACGTGTTGATGGCCCTGTTGTTGCGGGAAGTACGTTACAGCAAATGATTGGTAACGGGTTTATTGTCATCACGATTACACCAAAACAAGGTGAGCGTTATCAAGGGATTGTGGCGATTGAAGGCAACAGCATTGAAGAGAGTATTGATGCTTATTTCCGCCAATCTGAACAGTTACCAACCCGTCTGTTTATCCGTGTTAGTGAACAAGATGGAAAAGCGATTGCTGGTGGGATGTTGCTGCAAGTTTTACCGGCAGCAGGAGAGACTAGCCACGAGTTTTTTGATCACTTAGTGCAACTGACCGCGACTATCAAAGGCAAAGAGCTCAGCGAATTAGACGTGAAAGAGGTACTTCATCGTCTGTATCATGAAGAAGATGTCACGCTGTATGACCCACAATCTGTTGAGTTCCGTTGCACTTGTTCACGTGAACGTTGTGAAGCGTCTTTAGCGACATTAACCCATGAAGATGTTATGGATATTTTGCACAAAGATGGGAAAATTGATATGGAGTGTGAATATTGTGGCTCGCACTATGTATTTATTGAATCCGATATCATCGGGTTAAATAATGAGCGAAATCAGCAACTTCACTGATACGATTTAGCAACCTAATTATGTGACGAGGGTGCAATTTTGCACCCTTTTTTTATAATTTTAAAGGATTATAACGTGCTCTAAGTCTCATTATGAATTAAAAAAAATTATACATTTTCAATTCTTTGATAACTATCGCTGTTAATTAGTCGTAAAGATTTATGATCGTCGGCAGAAT is part of the Providencia zhijiangensis genome and harbors:
- the mrcA gene encoding peptidoglycan glycosyltransferase/peptidoglycan DD-transpeptidase MrcA: MKFVKYFLILVFCCIFLGSASIYGMYKYVEGELPDVATMKDIRLQTPMQVFSADNELIAQYGEKRRIPLPLTDIPPMLVHAFIATEDSRFYEHHGIDPIGIFRAVTVMASSGHASQGASTITQQLARNFYLSPEKTLMRKAKEAFLAIRIEQLFTKDEIMELYLNKIYLGNRAYGVGAAAYVYFGKTVNELTLSEMAMIAGLPKAPSTFNPLYSYDRAVNRRNVVLMRMLEEKYITQDQYEQAKSEKIVASYHAPKVDFSAPYLAEMARQTMYEKYGEDAYTDGYKVYTTVVRKDQLAATEAVRNNLIDYDIRHGYRGPAEVLWSGSQAAWDKEKILEKLKKLPNYGSLVPAVVLSASSSDAKVMLADGSDIQITMAGVRWARKFISDTQQGGTPSAVNKVVQPGEQIWVRQVKDSWWLAQVPDVNAAFVALNPNDGAVIALVGGFDFNMSEFNRVTQSLRQVGSNIKPFLYTAAMDKGLTLSSLLNDVPISRWDAGAGSDWRPKNSPPRYAGPIRLRQGLGESKNVVMVRAMRAMGVDYAADYLTRFGFPKENINRTEALALGAPSFTPMQMVRGYAVMVNGGYLVDPYYILKIENHSDEVIFEAKPKIACPECTNIPVIYGDTARTIALSDSEGEDATEEVTQSNNNVVEQEPTMALSTAAEQQSPEDQYAPHVISTPLAFLIRDAMVTNIYGEPGWSGTGWRAGRDLGGRRDIGGKTGTTNSSKDAWFSGYGPDIVASAWIGFDDNKRTLGRTGISGGEAGAKSAQPIWDDFMKAALDGVPVKTMQPPKGIISVTIDTRTGKLSSGGPSRSEYFIEGTEPKERAVQEVGTTISTENGASQELF
- the nudE gene encoding ADP compounds hydrolase NudE → MTELKKPKILNIQDVAQSKLFSIQSVDLEFSNGEKRVYERMRPVKREAVLIVPIIDDHLILIREYAVGIENYELGFPKGAVDPGEAPLEAAQRELKEEIGYGARQITPLAKLTMSPSYFSSKMNILIANDLFSEKLEGDEPEPLQQVKWPIARMMELLDHPDFNEARNISALFYVERYLKNNAK
- a CDS encoding IgaA/UmoB family intracellular growth attenuator, whose amino-acid sequence is MLNTVIILALIIASLIIMVSVLFFRRGRRSSVYQIPSLATPAFKKMIESDFQTITQYLNHSASKNLHSPSQTAWQIRKNATVATICNAITRFNLRQEQGQGWRYFIDTIEVQLPSQLEPFLQRQNVMEIVETDHLPLIVALNSHSLKEFSYEWEVPSEESRSQPEADIHEGEPNTIQLLKMRKESKEEHRLHNSSGWLGAIVVSLSFFIGYLTIVSIPIFQGWGLTLAAVVFILGMFLLFRLRLFPKPYQDVQCIYGQAKRWELYGELDKKYSSTISIGGVDLHYPSYWLPYLKYELGHPTNIDLYSTGEVLRYGRCLSIHEEERYYPYKRFKKNVLMFFSALFVLAMVFSYQSISLPVKLGFAWIEGAKKVSVVDPSDLTARKIRVGDTLSAKGMGMCYRPPNLNDANQALFVPFDCSGVYWNNINLITEPQSEIVNRAIDLLNSVKNQLHPDKDAPGINPRLQREIMKSGMNIIFDFSEIVLKTNALCDQQDHCIKLKSALSNLGGSVDDWPGLVNKASSGKLSGAHVLLRAGSADALENLVEDTTYDFIKQELEKEVRKLNSPPPGGVLLISDENRPLVDIMPVSSLSEMNQVQRWYELKRLSSILINTPFDVEGVITNISTDANGTLQVVVHERLDEDVLSEYVCRSMLVFFLIICTLINGTLIIIRVLNNKRRLRKITEYYDKCYEADNPSESR
- the hslR gene encoding ribosome-associated heat shock protein Hsp15, producing MKPLSTNQSSTKPSSAEPVRLDKWLWVARFYKTRSIAREMIDGGKVHYNGQRSKPGKIVELGAMIKVRQGNDERIVEVLEISNQRKGAPEAQLLYRETVESLEQREKMAMARKMNALTMPHPDRRPDKKERRTLLKFKHTNSHESS
- the hslO gene encoding Hsp33 family molecular chaperone HslO; its protein translation is MAKQDQLHRFLFEQHAVRGEMITVDETFHHILENHDYPEAVKMLLGELLVATSLLTATLKFDGDITVQIQGDGPVKLAVINGNNLQQMRGVARVDGPVVAGSTLQQMIGNGFIVITITPKQGERYQGIVAIEGNSIEESIDAYFRQSEQLPTRLFIRVSEQDGKAIAGGMLLQVLPAAGETSHEFFDHLVQLTATIKGKELSELDVKEVLHRLYHEEDVTLYDPQSVEFRCTCSRERCEASLATLTHEDVMDILHKDGKIDMECEYCGSHYVFIESDIIGLNNERNQQLH